The following coding sequences lie in one Methylotenera versatilis 301 genomic window:
- a CDS encoding EAL domain-containing protein, translating to MSHLSTHHIHKQSKAVSHSCVGCKNTIELDFDFEYAFQPIVDVSTKAIFAHEALIRGPNGEGAHTILSKVNNDNTYRFDQACRVKAVKSAAELKLKEMLSINFMPNAVYRPELCISTTLAAAKKYNFPANNIIFEFTEQEIIKDTKHLINIVNEYKKLGFKTVLDDFGAGYAGLNLLASFQPDIIKIDMDLIRDLDTSKSRRIITKAVTRMCEELNVLVIAEGIETTAERDVLVDFGINLFQGYLFCKPAFMAKGVVDPKSWCDT from the coding sequence ATGAGCCACCTCTCAACGCACCATATACATAAACAATCTAAAGCTGTGTCACATTCATGTGTTGGCTGTAAAAATACTATCGAATTAGATTTTGACTTTGAATATGCGTTTCAACCTATTGTGGACGTTAGTACTAAGGCTATATTTGCTCATGAGGCATTAATCAGAGGTCCGAATGGCGAAGGCGCACATACTATTTTAAGTAAAGTAAATAACGACAACACATACCGTTTTGATCAAGCATGTCGAGTCAAGGCTGTTAAATCTGCAGCCGAATTGAAGCTTAAGGAAATGTTATCAATTAATTTTATGCCTAATGCCGTATATAGGCCTGAACTATGTATAAGCACTACATTAGCAGCTGCAAAAAAATACAACTTTCCTGCAAATAACATTATTTTTGAATTTACAGAGCAAGAAATAATTAAAGATACAAAACATCTTATAAATATTGTGAATGAATATAAGAAATTAGGGTTTAAAACTGTACTGGATGATTTTGGCGCAGGTTACGCTGGTTTAAACCTATTAGCTAGTTTTCAACCTGACATTATCAAGATCGACATGGATTTAATTCGCGATCTTGATACAAGTAAGTCTCGCCGCATTATCACTAAAGCTGTGACACGTATGTGTGAAGAATTGAATGTACTAGTAATTGCCGAAGGAATTGAAACCACAGCTGAAAGAGATGTGCTAGTTGACTTTGGTATTAATCTTTTTCAAGGATATCTTTTTTGTAAGCCTGCTTTTATGGCAAAAGGAGTAGTTGACCCAAAATCTTGGTGTGATACGTGA
- a CDS encoding EAL domain-containing protein: MSTINTQELDARIAEKLCRPAKAQMCKKMLRFLMALILSLFVNSIAYALIQNLPTSFKVQKPLPVNQLQKATLIVGSEQDFPPFATGMSDESAGGFTVELWKAVASEAGLNYHIRVLPFHQLLDEFKSGKIDVLINLNVTDEAHVYADFSVPHSVFNGGIFVRNNESNINSEVDLKGKSIIMMKDDVEANYATSRGWNNQLVFVEAAAEGMQMLASGSHDAMLINKVVGLQTLHSLKLDNIKALKAKAGFTQRFAFAVHTGQSELLGKIDEGLAVTKANGVYNNLYDKWFGVYELKEIGVVDLLKYLMPIVLIFICILGYILYLRHRERKQAEESLEMMRFSVDNAHDSIFWINREGHILYVNLAACMEREYSLKEMLQMRIFDLDPDYQPGIWTPHFEDLSRRGSISLETRHRTKNGRIFPVEVSANYINLNGKEFNFAVLRDITERKQAELALSISELSAKQSLAELKYQKSAVDEHAIVSVTDVQGIITYANSKFCKISGYTEEELLGQDHHILSSGYHPKGFFKEMYLTLATGKPWHDEICNRTKDGHLYWVDTTITPFMADDGKPKSYISIRTDITQRKAAEEKNNILALYDTLTNLANRRLLLDRLKQALASSARSSRRGALLFLDLDHFKKLNDTLGHDVGDTLLQAVASRLTSCIREGDTVARFGGDEFVVLLADLSEHAFEAAAQTKDIAEKMIITLNQPYQLKTNIYHNTASIGATLFVGHELEIDELLKQADIAMYQSKNEGRNTLCFFDPKMQEAIAARVDLENELRKAIQEQQFQLHYQIQVSSTGQAFGAEALIRWQHPERGMIPPYNFITLAEETGLILQIGQWVLDTACAQLKTWQQIPLTQNLLLAVNVSAKQFFQVDFVDQVKATLQKYDVNPTYLKLELTESMLVYNINDIITKMNALSKIGVIFSLDDFGTGYSSLQYLKMLPLSQLKIDQSFVRDIATDKSDAAIVRTIITMAHSLGIDVIAEGVETDEQKQFLLDNGCVQYQGYLFSRPVQIDEFDYLIRTKMQILKSAATQID, translated from the coding sequence ATGCTCGAATTGCTGAAAAATTGTGCCGGCCAGCTAAAGCACAGATGTGCAAAAAAATGCTACGTTTCCTAATGGCATTAATTCTCTCATTATTTGTAAATAGCATCGCATATGCGCTCATACAAAATCTCCCAACCAGTTTTAAAGTACAAAAACCTCTTCCAGTAAATCAATTACAAAAAGCAACCCTCATCGTTGGAAGCGAGCAGGACTTCCCGCCTTTTGCTACAGGCATGAGTGATGAGTCTGCTGGTGGCTTTACCGTTGAGTTGTGGAAAGCAGTTGCATCAGAAGCCGGTTTAAATTACCACATTCGTGTTTTACCTTTCCACCAGTTACTTGATGAATTTAAATCAGGAAAGATTGATGTCCTGATAAACCTCAACGTCACCGATGAGGCCCACGTATATGCGGACTTTTCTGTACCACATTCTGTTTTTAATGGAGGTATCTTTGTTCGTAATAACGAATCAAATATCAACTCCGAGGTTGACCTTAAAGGCAAATCCATCATTATGATGAAAGACGATGTCGAGGCTAACTATGCTACGTCAAGAGGATGGAATAATCAGTTAGTGTTTGTAGAGGCTGCGGCAGAAGGTATGCAAATGTTAGCCTCTGGTAGCCACGATGCTATGTTGATCAACAAAGTCGTTGGTCTACAGACTTTGCATTCACTTAAGCTGGATAATATTAAAGCGTTAAAAGCTAAGGCTGGATTCACGCAAAGATTTGCATTTGCAGTTCATACAGGTCAATCAGAACTATTAGGTAAAATTGATGAAGGTCTGGCGGTTACCAAAGCCAATGGAGTCTATAACAACTTATATGACAAATGGTTTGGTGTATATGAGTTGAAAGAAATTGGGGTGGTTGATTTACTGAAATACCTCATGCCTATTGTTTTGATATTTATCTGTATATTGGGATATATACTTTACTTACGCCATCGTGAACGTAAGCAGGCTGAAGAATCCTTAGAGATGATGAGGTTCAGCGTTGACAATGCTCATGACAGCATATTTTGGATTAACCGAGAGGGTCATATCCTCTACGTGAATCTTGCTGCATGCATGGAGCGCGAATACTCCCTAAAAGAGATGTTGCAGATGAGAATTTTTGACTTAGACCCTGATTACCAGCCAGGCATATGGACCCCCCACTTTGAAGACCTCAGTCGGCGCGGATCAATATCACTTGAAACCCGACACCGTACAAAAAACGGTCGTATATTCCCTGTCGAGGTCAGTGCAAACTATATCAATCTTAACGGTAAAGAGTTTAATTTTGCAGTGCTTAGAGACATTACTGAGCGCAAACAAGCTGAGCTTGCACTTAGTATAAGCGAACTATCTGCCAAACAATCTTTAGCCGAACTTAAATACCAGAAGTCTGCAGTCGATGAACATGCCATCGTATCTGTGACAGATGTACAGGGTATCATTACCTATGCTAATTCTAAGTTCTGTAAAATCAGTGGTTATACTGAAGAAGAGTTATTGGGCCAAGATCACCATATATTGAGTTCTGGCTATCATCCAAAAGGGTTCTTCAAAGAAATGTACCTGACATTAGCAACTGGTAAACCTTGGCATGATGAAATCTGCAATCGCACTAAAGATGGTCACTTGTACTGGGTAGACACAACAATTACTCCTTTTATGGCAGATGACGGCAAGCCAAAAAGTTACATCTCTATTCGGACTGATATCACTCAACGCAAGGCCGCTGAAGAAAAAAATAACATTTTAGCACTCTATGACACGCTCACTAATTTAGCCAATCGACGCTTGCTCTTAGATAGACTTAAACAGGCTTTAGCTAGCAGTGCCCGAAGTAGTCGCCGAGGCGCATTATTGTTTCTGGACTTGGACCACTTTAAAAAACTGAATGACACGCTCGGACATGATGTTGGAGATACACTCTTGCAAGCAGTAGCCAGTAGATTAACGAGCTGCATTCGTGAAGGTGATACTGTAGCTCGTTTCGGTGGAGATGAGTTTGTTGTGCTGCTAGCTGACTTAAGCGAACATGCCTTTGAAGCAGCAGCTCAAACTAAAGATATCGCTGAAAAAATGATTATTACACTCAATCAGCCTTATCAACTTAAAACAAATATCTACCATAACACTGCCAGTATAGGAGCTACATTGTTCGTTGGTCATGAGCTGGAGATAGACGAACTGTTAAAGCAAGCTGATATTGCTATGTATCAATCTAAGAACGAAGGTCGGAATACGCTATGTTTCTTCGACCCAAAAATGCAAGAAGCTATTGCTGCACGTGTTGATCTTGAAAACGAACTGCGTAAAGCCATTCAAGAACAACAATTCCAATTGCATTATCAAATTCAAGTTTCTAGCACTGGACAAGCATTTGGAGCAGAAGCCTTAATCCGTTGGCAACACCCAGAGCGCGGCATGATCCCTCCATATAACTTCATTACCTTAGCCGAAGAAACCGGGCTGATTTTACAGATAGGGCAATGGGTACTTGACACGGCCTGCGCCCAACTTAAAACATGGCAACAGATCCCACTTACTCAAAACCTGCTGCTCGCTGTCAATGTGAGTGCCAAGCAGTTCTTTCAAGTGGACTTTGTCGATCAAGTAAAGGCAACCTTACAAAAGTATGATGTTAATCCTACGTATCTTAAACTGGAGCTGACAGAAAGTATGTTGGTGTATAACATCAATGACATTATTACCAAAATGAATGCGCTTAGCAAAATAGGAGTTATTTTCTCATTAGATGACTTTGGTACAGGCTACTCTTCATTACAATATCTCAAAATGCTCCCATTGTCTCAATTGAAGATAGACCAGTCCTTTGTACGTGATATTGCCACTGATAAAAGTGATGCAGCGATTGTGCGCACTATCATTACTATGGCACATAGCTTGGGCATTGACGTCATTGCTGAGGGTGTAGAAACTGATGAACAAAAGCAATTCTTGTTGGACAATGGCTGTGTGCAATACCAAGGGTATCTGTTCAGTAGACCAGTTCAGATTGATGAATTTGATTATTTGATTAGAACTAAAATGCAAATCTTAAAGTCTGCTGCTACGCAGATAGACTAG
- a CDS encoding bifunctional diguanylate cyclase/phosphodiesterase, which produces MAKQSKVSEKLINASIASMAILFIILWLMPQPPSMSQIKFMPLWIHITCEMFSIMVAMFVFGVTWNSYKVERDSNLIILACGLLSVGLIDFLHLLSFTGMPDFITPSGPEKTINFWLVARLIAAITLLTVAVNPWQPFQKKSSPYIFIGISLSVTFLTAWLGIYHQDLWPRTFVEGSGLTAFKIGSEYIISGLLSIAAFLFYKSTRQEKMPRYDIYSLFGASCVTILSELSFVNFHSFTDIFQLLGHLYKISAYLLIYRVVFISSVRAPFESLEAFKEKLLVSESMLQSVIDNVPVRVFWKDRELRFLGANKLFLKDVGLSHINEIVGKKSEDLFTEYNELYSQDDYTVIRTGNSKLNYEVPFKKVNGESGWLQTSKVPLKDTDTCVIGILVTFTDITERKKAEQTIEFQANYDALTQLPNRRYFNIRLEHEVKSAVLNGKKFALALLDIDNFKEVNDTLGHSAGDELLKQVAQRLINSVRDIDTVSRLGGDEFTIIISNLKDNNTAEVVAQKLLKALSEPFKLEENKIFLTVSIGLTIYPDDTNLSEDMLKNSDQAMYQAKLQGRNRHSYFTSDMQVAAQNRLQLTNELRVAIEEKQFSLVYQPIVELSTGFIHKAEALIRWQHPKRGAISPIEFIPIAEITGLIVEIGDWVFYEACNQVKCWRNILAHNFQISINKSPVQFTHKRQGFKEWFDFLRELDLPGESIVIEITEGLVLNADASIKNLLMKYSEANIGISLDDFGTGYSSLTYLKKYDIDYIKIDRSFISNISSGSEDLTLCETMIEMAHKLGIKVIAEGIETEEQLELLISAGCDYGQGYWFSKPLAPKEFENYFMKRNKNFIDSTH; this is translated from the coding sequence ATGGCTAAACAATCTAAAGTCAGCGAAAAACTGATAAATGCCAGTATAGCAAGCATGGCTATTTTATTCATAATCTTATGGTTAATGCCTCAACCGCCATCAATGTCGCAAATTAAATTTATGCCATTATGGATACATATTACTTGTGAGATGTTTTCAATCATGGTTGCCATGTTTGTGTTTGGCGTCACTTGGAACTCTTACAAAGTTGAAAGGGATAGTAATTTAATTATCTTAGCATGTGGTCTGCTAAGCGTTGGATTGATAGACTTTTTACATCTTCTTTCATTTACCGGAATGCCAGATTTCATTACTCCATCAGGTCCAGAAAAAACCATTAACTTTTGGCTTGTAGCGCGTTTAATAGCAGCAATAACCTTGCTCACAGTTGCAGTGAATCCATGGCAACCTTTTCAGAAAAAGAGTTCACCATATATTTTTATTGGAATAAGTCTTTCAGTAACATTCTTGACCGCTTGGCTAGGTATTTATCATCAAGATCTTTGGCCAAGAACTTTTGTAGAAGGTAGTGGTTTAACAGCCTTCAAGATTGGTTCAGAATATATAATTTCAGGCTTACTATCAATCGCGGCATTTTTGTTTTACAAAAGCACTAGGCAGGAAAAGATGCCTCGATATGATATTTATAGTCTATTTGGAGCCTCATGCGTCACGATACTTAGCGAGCTATCTTTTGTTAATTTTCATAGCTTTACAGATATTTTTCAACTTTTAGGCCACCTATATAAAATTAGTGCTTATTTGTTAATTTACCGTGTGGTTTTCATTAGCAGTGTTCGCGCTCCATTTGAGAGTTTGGAGGCATTCAAAGAAAAGCTTCTAGTTTCTGAAAGCATGTTGCAATCAGTCATAGATAATGTACCAGTGCGAGTTTTTTGGAAAGATCGAGAATTACGTTTTTTAGGAGCAAATAAATTATTTCTAAAAGATGTAGGCTTAAGTCATATTAATGAAATTGTAGGTAAAAAGAGTGAAGATTTATTCACTGAGTATAATGAACTATATAGTCAAGACGACTATACAGTTATCAGAACGGGTAATTCAAAACTCAATTATGAAGTGCCTTTTAAAAAGGTTAACGGGGAGTCTGGGTGGTTACAAACAAGCAAGGTTCCATTAAAGGATACAGATACTTGTGTTATAGGAATCCTAGTTACGTTTACTGATATCACAGAACGCAAAAAAGCAGAGCAAACAATCGAATTTCAGGCAAACTATGACGCACTCACCCAGCTACCTAATCGTCGTTATTTCAACATCAGACTGGAACATGAAGTTAAAAGCGCAGTTCTAAACGGTAAAAAATTTGCTTTAGCTTTATTAGATATAGATAATTTTAAAGAGGTCAATGACACTCTTGGTCATAGCGCAGGTGATGAATTACTGAAACAAGTTGCGCAACGTTTAATAAATTCCGTAAGAGATATTGATACAGTTTCTAGATTAGGTGGGGATGAATTTACTATAATTATCAGTAATTTAAAGGATAATAATACCGCAGAAGTAGTCGCACAAAAACTATTAAAAGCATTATCCGAACCATTCAAATTGGAAGAAAATAAGATCTTTTTGACAGTCAGCATAGGTCTTACAATTTATCCTGACGATACTAACTTATCTGAGGATATGTTGAAAAATTCAGATCAAGCCATGTATCAGGCAAAACTTCAAGGACGTAATCGTCATAGCTACTTTACATCCGATATGCAAGTAGCTGCCCAAAATCGATTACAACTTACGAATGAGTTACGTGTTGCGATCGAAGAAAAGCAATTCAGCTTGGTATATCAGCCAATTGTCGAGTTATCGACTGGATTTATTCATAAAGCAGAGGCTTTAATTAGATGGCAACATCCAAAGCGCGGTGCAATAAGTCCTATCGAGTTTATTCCAATTGCTGAGATTACTGGTTTAATTGTAGAAATTGGTGACTGGGTGTTTTATGAAGCCTGTAATCAAGTTAAGTGCTGGCGAAATATTTTGGCTCATAATTTTCAAATTAGTATTAATAAATCACCAGTACAGTTTACCCATAAAAGACAGGGCTTTAAAGAATGGTTTGATTTTTTAAGGGAGTTAGATCTTCCAGGCGAAAGTATAGTGATTGAGATTACAGAAGGCTTAGTTTTAAACGCAGACGCCTCCATCAAGAATTTATTAATGAAATATAGTGAAGCAAATATTGGAATTTCACTTGATGATTTTGGAACAGGGTATTCGTCATTAACGTATTTAAAAAAATACGATATTGACTATATTAAGATTGATAGATCATTTATAAGCAATATATCTTCAGGATCTGAAGACTTAACATTATGTGAAACTATGATAGAAATGGCACATAAGTTAGGAATAAAGGTGATTGCTGAAGGAATTGAAACTGAAGAGCAACTTGAGTTATTGATTTCTGCGGGTTGTGATTATGGTCAAGGCTATTGGTTTAGTAAACCCTTAGCCCCTAAAGAATTTGAAAACTACTTTATGAAAAGAAATAAGAATTTTATTGACTCAACACACTAA